A region of Sugiyamaella lignohabitans strain CBS 10342 chromosome A, complete sequence DNA encodes the following proteins:
- the ASG1 gene encoding Asg1p (Zinc cluster protein proposed to be a transcriptional regulator; regulator involved in the stress response; null mutants have a respiratory deficiency, calcofluor white sensitivity and slightly increased cycloheximide resistance; GO_component: GO:0005634 - nucleus [Evidence IEA,IEA,IEA]; GO_component: GO:0005634 - nucleus [Evidence IDA] [PMID 14562095]; GO_function: GO:0003677 - DNA binding [Evidence IEA,IEA]; GO_function: GO:0046872 - metal ion binding [Evidence IEA]; GO_function: GO:0043565 - sequence-specific DNA binding [Evidence IDA] [PMID 19111667]; GO_function: GO:0043565 - sequence-specific DNA binding [Evidence IDA] [PMID 19158363]; GO_function: GO:0000981 - sequence-specific DNA binding RNA polymerase II transcription factor activity [Evidence IEA]; GO_function: GO:0008270 - zinc ion binding [Evidence IEA]; GO_process: GO:0008150 - biological_process [Evidence ND]; GO_process: GO:0006357 - regulation of transcription from RNA polymerase II promoter [Evidence IEA]; GO_process: GO:0006355 - regulation of transcription, DNA-templated [Evidence IEA,IEA]; GO_process: GO:0006950 - response to stress [Evidence IEA]; GO_process: GO:0006366 - transcription from RNA polymerase II promoter [Evidence IEA]; GO_process: GO:0006351 - transcription, DNA-templated [Evidence IEA,IEA]), with product MLPWSVATLSSTTRYRASSRATDENESGSFVPVTSVSTGRASGGWGSAPDPAAPLASLESVASTVPAISCEAGATGSGAQPQPPEACDGKQPCTHCSVYSYECTYDQPSNRKKAPDGLKTETKLKCAESVLEQLLPGVDIYSPTFDLQAALASVKSGTPGASAATSASKSKRSPAAGFAALRSESNAGSVLQSPSSDNSAEFRIILPPKFVAVQLIEAVWENACVLFRFYHRPSFIRDLDLLYESEPEDYTDKQYRILPLVYSIMAVGVLFSMDKSEQLGFKDASEGYKYFVAARRLIDITDTRDVHAIQSIVMMILFLQCSARLSTCYSYIGIALRAALRAGLHRKVNYNFNPIDLETRKRLFWTIRKMDVYVNSVLGLPLSISEEDFDQDLPEEIDDENITEDAYYPQKENKLSSAGIANAHTRLMTILGHILKKIYPVNPGGVSSTVNNPTGTTSNSSTNGEHPGKASSITYSKIVELEKEIDEWQQSLPDQLKHGADVRAEYLKANRLLSLAYCYVLILLYRPFIHYLSPSYGHGHQPAANYGDERAKYYARKCIVVSRQVVHIAHDMVSHEMLNGAYWFSVYTVFFSVACLVFYSHENFNEPDALEVQLDAELGKSALDKLKDNSTSASRTYNLLNGMFDQLNKRTAKLRNALATKEGAAAGSENINSAIVSSVSMPEVANYGTGDDSADGLQRRASVVFPDGGKLLERLEFLAQGFPAVGGFQIPATQSASNDHANSNTTTSSNPTTVTTAATSDNDAASEHNASLLTGDINPAATTTTATGIEPITADGALSISSTDFIPQNYVPGLMDQVDTQLFGRFLPPYMMQSANTTTAPHHTTQSDPFASTTNSTSAVNDELPEDVRRGSISSIFSSRSWDDFISQNAELSGMNSFMNF from the exons ATGCTCCCGTGGTCGGTAGCTACCCTGTCCTCGACTACGAGGTACAGAGCGAGTTCTCGAGCGACGGACGAAAACGAAAGCGGGTCATTCGTGCCTGTGACGAGTGTAAGTACcggacgtgcctccggcggctggggctccgccccagaccccgctgctcctctcgcttcgctcgagtcggttgcgtcgacggtccctgcaatctcctgcgaagcaggagcaacggggtctggggcgcagccccagccgccggaggct TGCGATGGCAAGCAGCCATGTACCCACTGTTCGGTGTATTCGTACGAGTGTACTTACGACCAGCCGTCGAACAGAAAGAAAGCACCGGACGGGTTGAAGACTGAGACGAAGTTGAAGTGTGCCGAGTCGGTTCTTGAGCAGTTGCTACCGGGGGTTGATATTTATTCGCCGACTTTTGATTTACAGGCCGCGTTGGCCAGTGTCAAGTCAGGCACGCCGGGAGCCAGTGCCGCTACTAGTGCTTCTAAAAGTAAACggtcaccagcagcaggattCGCTGCTCTGCGAAGTGAGTCGAATGCCGGTTCGGTGCTTCAGTCACCGAGCAGCGACAACTCAGCTGAGTTCAGGATCATTCTGCCACCGAAGTTTGTCGCGGTGCAGTTGATCGAGGCAGTATGGGAGAATGCATGTGTGTTGTTCCGGTTTTATCACCGACCATCGTTCATTCGAGACCTGGATTTACTGTATGAATCGGAGCCTGAAGATTATACTGATAAGCAGTATCGGATATTACCGCTGGTGTACTCGATTATGGCGGTGGGTGTGCTCTTTTCCATGGATAAGAGCGAACAATTGGGATTTAAAGACGCCAGTGAAGGATATAAATACTTTGTGGCTGCCAGACGACTCATCGATATAACAGATACCCGGGATGTGCATGCTATTCAGTCGATAGTCATGATGATCCTGTTTCTACAGTGCTCAGCTCGTCTATCGACGTGCTATTCATATATTGGAATAGCTCTTCGAGCGGCACTACGAGCCGGTCTACATCGTAAAGTCAATTATAACTTCAATCCAATCGACTTGGAAACCAGGAAACGGCTGTTCTGGACTATTCGGAAAATGGATGTGTATGTAAACTCTGTTCTTGGTCTGCCTCTTAGCAtcagtgaagaagatttCGACCAGGATCTGCCCGAAGAAAtcgatgatgaaaatatcACTGAAGACGCTTACTACCCACAAAAGGAAAACAAACTGTCGTCTGCTGGTATTGCCAATGCCCATACAAGACTCATGACGATTTTAGGCCatattttgaagaaaatcTATCCAGTGAATCCAGGTGGAGTGTCTTCTACCGTCAACAACCCCACTGGAACTACATCTAATTCCAGCACCAACGGTGAACATCCTGGCAAAGCATCCAGTATCACTTACTCTAAGATCGTGGAGCTGGAAAAGGAGATTGACGAATGGCAACAGTCGCTTCCTGATCAATTAAAACACGGTGCTGATGTAAGAGCAGAATATCTAAAAGCAAACAGACTGCTCAGTCTGGCTTATTGTTATGTGCTGATATTACTCTATCGACCGTTTATCCATTATCTCAGTCCCAGCTATGGTCATGGTCACCAACCAGCAGCTAACTATGGGGATGAGAGAGCAAAGTATTACGCCCGAAAGTGTATTGTCGTTTCCAGACAAGTGGTTCACATTGCTCATGATATGGTGTCTCACGAGATGCTTAATGGAGCATACTGGTTTTCTGTCTACACGGTGTTTTTCTCGGTGGCCTGCTTAGTGTTTTATTCGCACGAGAATTTCAACGAACCCGATGCTCTTGAAGTCCAGCTGGATGCCGAGCTTGGAAAGAGTGCTCTAGACAAGTTGAAAGACAACAGTACGTCTGCATCCAGGACATACAATCTTCTCAACGGAATGTTTGACCAGCTGAACAAGCGAACAGCCAAGCTTCGAAACGCACTTGCTACTAAAGAAGGGGCTGCTGCCGGATCAGAAAACATCAACAGTGCTATTGTAAGCTCAGTGTCGATGCCTGAGGTCGCCAACTATGGAACAGGAGACGATTCTGCCGACGGACTGCAACGACGTGCTAGTGTAGTGTTCCCTGATGGCGGCAAGCTTTtagaacgactcgagttTCTTGCCCAAGGATTCCCTGCTGTCGGTGGTTTCCAAATTCCTGCCACGCAATCAGCATCCAACGACCATGCCAACAGCAACACAACTACTTCATCGAATCCTACAACAGTtaccactgctgctacttctgaCAATGACGCTGCTAGCGAACACAATGCTTCACTTCTAACTGGTGATATCAATCCTGCCGCTACCACGACCACGGCGACTGGAATTGAACCCATCACTGCCGACGGTGCGCTGTCCATCTCGTCGACCGATTTCATTCCACAAAACTACGTTCCTGGACTGATGGACCAGGTCGACACCCAGCTGTTCGGCCGGTTTCTGCCCCCGTACATGATGCAGTCTgccaacaccaccactgcACCACACCACACTACCCAGTCCGACCCGTtcgccagcaccaccaactccacTTCTGCCGTCAACGATGAGCTACCCGAAGACGTGCGACGAGGCAGCATCTCGTCCATCTTCTCCTCGCGAAGCTGGGACGACTTCATCTCGCAAAACGCCGAGCTCTCGGGCATGAACAGCTTCATGAACTTTTAA